In [Clostridium] cellulosi, one genomic interval encodes:
- a CDS encoding 8-oxoguanine DNA glycosylase (High confidence in function and specificity), whose translation MDSDRYIMKIDINAFDPDVTFDCGQCFRWDKIDEGIWKGIALGRSLEVKKDGDWLCISGAEKAMEPKLRKYFDLDRDYKPVLEALSADPVLKKAIKFAPGIRILRQEPWETLCSFIISQNNNIPRIKGIVSRLCENFGDKIGENEYSFPEASRLAPLNEEDLAPLRSGFRARYILDAARRVVSGEIDFDALTYIPLADARKILMKIKGVGPKVADCVLLFGCGRLDAFPIDVWVKRVLARFYPDGFPEEFAKYGGIAQQFLFHYARCCPDSGF comes from the coding sequence ATGGACTCAGATAGATATATAATGAAGATTGATATAAACGCCTTTGACCCTGATGTGACGTTTGACTGCGGACAGTGTTTCCGCTGGGATAAAATTGACGAAGGCATATGGAAAGGTATTGCGCTGGGCAGAAGCCTGGAAGTAAAAAAGGACGGGGACTGGCTGTGTATATCGGGCGCCGAGAAGGCTATGGAGCCGAAGCTTAGGAAATATTTTGACCTCGACCGGGACTATAAACCGGTTCTGGAAGCCCTGTCTGCCGACCCGGTGCTGAAAAAGGCGATAAAGTTTGCCCCGGGGATTCGTATTTTAAGGCAGGAACCGTGGGAAACGCTGTGTTCGTTTATAATATCCCAGAACAACAACATTCCCCGCATAAAAGGTATTGTGTCCCGGCTTTGCGAAAATTTTGGAGACAAAATAGGGGAAAACGAGTATTCTTTCCCTGAAGCGTCGCGTCTGGCCCCACTTAATGAGGAGGACCTTGCGCCGCTTAGAAGCGGTTTTCGGGCAAGGTATATCCTTGACGCGGCAAGGCGCGTCGTGAGCGGTGAAATTGATTTTGACGCACTTACTTACATACCGCTTGCCGACGCGCGAAAGATACTGATGAAGATAAAAGGCGTCGGGCCGAAGGTTGCGGACTGCGTGCTTCTTTTCGGCTGCGGGCGTCTTGACGCATTTCCTATAGACGTTTGGGTCAAGCGTGTTCTTGCCAGATTCTATCCCGACGGTTTTCCGGAGGAATTCGCGAAGTACGGCGGCATAGCACAGCAGTTTCTTTTCCACTATGCCCGTTGCTGCCCAGACAGCGGATTTTAA